A window of the Desulfobacula toluolica Tol2 genome harbors these coding sequences:
- a CDS encoding YkgJ family cysteine cluster protein yields MALDLNEHFVKYEALVQMVDAVFARVKNEYPKEVFCREKCSDCCYAIFDLTLIEALYLKNKFLNKFSGKEKNDLIETADKTDRVLTKMKRDAFKAVKNGADQLEIVGKMSQERVRCPLLGQDNLCVLYENRPITCRVYGIPTSTAGVSHICGRTNFNQGQPYPTLNMDKIYTQLQLLSAQLVQAINSEKIKMHEMLIPVSMAMVTDFNEEYLGIRKMGVKKNG; encoded by the coding sequence ATGGCATTAGATTTAAACGAACACTTTGTAAAATATGAAGCACTTGTCCAGATGGTGGATGCAGTGTTTGCCCGTGTGAAAAACGAATACCCCAAAGAAGTGTTCTGCAGGGAAAAATGCAGTGACTGCTGCTATGCAATTTTTGATCTCACCCTTATCGAAGCGCTTTATTTGAAAAATAAATTTTTAAATAAATTCAGTGGCAAAGAAAAAAATGATCTCATTGAAACTGCGGACAAGACGGACAGGGTGCTTACAAAGATGAAACGGGATGCCTTTAAGGCAGTCAAAAATGGTGCAGATCAATTGGAAATTGTCGGAAAAATGTCCCAGGAACGGGTCAGATGTCCCCTTCTGGGCCAGGACAATCTGTGTGTTCTGTATGAAAACAGGCCGATTACCTGCAGGGTTTATGGTATTCCCACATCCACGGCAGGTGTCAGCCATATCTGCGGTCGGACAAATTTTAACCAGGGACAGCCTTACCCCACATTGAATATGGACAAAATTTATACCCAGCTCCAGCTGCTGTCAGCCCAATTGGTGCAAGCCATCAATTCTGAAAAAATAAAAATGCATGAAATGCTGATCCCTGTTTCAATGGCCATGGTTACGGATTTTAATGAAGAATACCTGGGAATCAGAAAAATGGGAGTCAAAAAAAATGGATGA
- a CDS encoding 50S ribosomal protein L11 methyltransferase: protein MIPSDMHDMQVDKETILNILYQSDVRLTPQALIREIKSRVLITSSAAKKIVRQLIDEQELSYHYLYGSTYVEKSFLKPVRITRHFVLTPPGFETQSTPTDIDITIEPGISFGAGQHPTTQLCLAAIEFCFFEQQLIHLKPGLVGADIGTGSGVLAMAMCLSGLAACNAYEIDPVSINEAKKNIALNHLTKQINVVEDTMKECNSPVSIICANLRFPTLKTLSDMIWDSLTDHGIAILSGVREWETQALIACYSAKGFELAWQKHDKQWSGFVWIKKR, encoded by the coding sequence ATGATTCCCTCTGATATGCATGATATGCAAGTGGATAAAGAAACAATTTTAAATATTCTTTATCAATCCGATGTCAGGCTGACCCCTCAAGCGCTTATCAGAGAAATCAAGTCCAGGGTTTTGATCACATCTTCAGCAGCCAAAAAGATAGTGAGGCAGCTCATTGATGAACAGGAGCTGTCTTATCATTATCTTTACGGGTCCACCTATGTGGAAAAAAGTTTTCTAAAGCCGGTCCGCATTACAAGGCATTTTGTTCTCACACCCCCTGGATTTGAGACACAATCCACCCCGACCGATATAGACATTACTATTGAGCCGGGCATCTCTTTCGGAGCCGGCCAGCATCCCACCACACAACTTTGTCTTGCCGCAATAGAGTTCTGTTTTTTTGAACAACAACTGATTCATCTTAAACCAGGCCTTGTCGGCGCGGACATCGGAACCGGTTCCGGTGTGCTGGCCATGGCAATGTGCCTTTCAGGGCTTGCCGCCTGCAATGCTTATGAAATTGATCCGGTGTCCATTAATGAAGCTAAAAAAAATATTGCATTAAATCATCTGACAAAACAAATCAACGTCGTTGAAGACACTATGAAAGAGTGCAATTCTCCGGTTTCCATCATTTGCGCCAATTTAAGATTTCCCACGCTGAAAACTTTGTCTGATATGATTTGGGATAGCTTGACAGATCATGGCATTGCCATTCTGTCTGGTGTGCGCGAATGGGAAACACAAGCCCTTATCGCCTGCTATTCGGCAAAAGGATTTGAGCTTGCCTGGCAAAAACATGACAAACAGTGGTCCGGGTTTGTGTGGATAAAAAAAAGGTGA
- a CDS encoding thermonuclease family protein gives MIKTFVKVFLLLFLSLFLYGNIYFWTDENGTKHFSNTTAPLDEAVEELTESRAVLQKLTAVKNNHQVFKVLKVFDGDTIKVSGLDLIFKIRLVGIDSPEIGFKGQKSQPFSQKAKQYLAGLVDNKNITLKSYGIGGYNRQLAEVFIGNKNVNIAMVRAGLAEVYKGRRPKNLDFQAYITEESKARQSRKGMWIQKASYKSPKQWRKEHPRK, from the coding sequence ATGATAAAAACTTTTGTTAAAGTTTTTCTTCTTCTTTTTTTAAGCCTGTTTTTGTACGGAAATATCTATTTTTGGACCGATGAAAACGGTACCAAGCATTTCAGCAACACAACCGCTCCGTTGGATGAAGCAGTTGAAGAACTGACGGAAAGCCGTGCCGTTCTTCAAAAATTGACAGCCGTAAAAAATAACCATCAGGTATTTAAGGTATTAAAGGTCTTTGACGGGGATACCATAAAGGTTAGCGGGCTTGATTTGATTTTCAAGATACGGCTGGTAGGAATAGATTCTCCGGAAATCGGATTCAAAGGTCAAAAAAGCCAGCCTTTCAGCCAAAAAGCAAAGCAGTATCTGGCAGGTTTGGTGGACAATAAAAACATCACCCTTAAAAGTTACGGTATCGGCGGATATAACAGGCAACTGGCAGAAGTTTTTATCGGCAATAAAAATGTAAATATCGCGATGGTAAGGGCCGGGCTGGCCGAAGTATATAAAGGCAGACGGCCTAAAAATCTTGATTTCCAAGCCTATATAACCGAAGAATCAAAGGCCAGGCAGTCCCGAAAAGGGATGTGGATACAAAAGGCTTCCTATAAAAGTCCCAAGCAGTGGCGAAAAGAACATCCAAGAAAATAA
- a CDS encoding single-stranded DNA-binding protein: MAGLNKVMLIGNLGRDPEIRYSQQGLAVVNFSLATSEQWTDKNTGDRQVKTEWHRIVAFGKPAETLEKYLSKGSQVYIEGRLQTRNYEKDGQTHYTTEIVVSNFQFLGGRQDNQFGGGGFQGGGGQQGGGYQGGGGQQGGGGFQGGGGYQKPDSGSDSNFQGTTSPGMTGGQQPIPDDDIPF; this comes from the coding sequence ATGGCGGGTCTTAATAAAGTGATGCTCATAGGGAACCTTGGCCGGGACCCTGAAATAAGGTATTCCCAGCAAGGATTGGCAGTCGTGAATTTTTCCCTTGCCACAAGCGAACAATGGACAGATAAAAACACCGGTGACAGACAGGTAAAAACAGAATGGCATCGCATTGTAGCCTTTGGCAAACCAGCTGAAACTCTTGAAAAATACCTGTCAAAAGGCAGTCAGGTTTATATTGAAGGCAGACTTCAGACACGGAACTATGAAAAAGACGGTCAAACCCATTATACTACAGAAATCGTGGTATCCAATTTTCAATTCCTTGGCGGCAGACAGGATAACCAGTTCGGTGGCGGAGGATTCCAAGGCGGTGGCGGCCAGCAGGGCGGCGGATATCAAGGCGGTGGAGGACAGCAAGGCGGTGGAGGATTCCAGGGAGGTGGCGGTTATCAGAAACCAGATTCCGGAAGCGACAGCAATTTCCAGGGTACAACAAGCCCGGGCATGACCGGCGGACAGCAGCCTATTCCTGATGATGATATTCCTTTTTAA
- a CDS encoding TrmB family transcriptional regulator, producing the protein MESFSNLKDLGFSQYEAACYMALVSHHPVNGSQLSKQSGIARSRIYDVLRSLISKGYVMNINAGQYAPLPPDELIRQLKKKFNTSIKAFEEQIAKACQKNAVEYVWTLTGYDAVMEKAMEMIKEAKQEIYVRLFPEADLHLGRYLTDADKRGVNIRYIAMGRIEKKFDVQVMHPDCDQLQQTIGGRSIDVIIDKKQALVGIFETGNEDQSPINWTKNQWVILANRDSLRHDFYHSFLEKMIDRHQELTHDEQRIYEIIKSDN; encoded by the coding sequence ATGGAATCCTTTTCAAATCTAAAAGATCTTGGATTTTCACAATATGAAGCCGCCTGTTATATGGCCCTGGTAAGCCATCACCCGGTGAACGGGTCCCAGTTGAGCAAGCAATCAGGGATTGCCAGATCAAGGATATATGATGTGTTGCGCAGCCTGATTTCCAAGGGTTATGTGATGAACATCAATGCCGGCCAATATGCACCCCTGCCTCCGGATGAATTGATCAGACAGCTGAAAAAAAAATTTAACACAAGCATCAAAGCATTTGAAGAGCAGATCGCAAAGGCCTGCCAAAAGAATGCTGTTGAATATGTCTGGACCCTTACCGGGTATGACGCGGTCATGGAAAAAGCCATGGAAATGATCAAAGAGGCGAAACAGGAAATTTATGTCAGATTGTTTCCCGAGGCAGACCTGCACCTGGGCAGATATTTGACGGATGCAGACAAACGAGGTGTAAATATTCGCTATATTGCCATGGGCAGGATTGAAAAAAAATTTGATGTGCAGGTGATGCACCCGGATTGCGATCAGTTACAGCAGACCATTGGCGGACGATCCATAGATGTGATCATCGATAAAAAACAAGCCCTTGTGGGTATATTTGAAACCGGCAATGAAGATCAATCCCCCATCAACTGGACAAAAAATCAATGGGTTATCCTGGCAAACCGGGACAGTCTGCGCCATGATTTCTACCACAGCTTTCTGGAAAAAATGATAGACCGGCACCAGGAACTGACACACGACGAACAACGAATTTACGAGATCATAAAATCGGATAATTAG
- a CDS encoding aspartate aminotransferase family protein yields the protein MTAIRKIHHFNGFSTENDNTIFKLEENYGAHHYDRIGLVVRQAKGCWLTDEKGNKYLDCLAAYSAANPGHHHPVITRAVMDALTGNYASVLSNVVFTDPLGIFLSKAASFAPQMAPRFGNHGNKVLPKNGGVESVETAIKTMRYFGFKHKGIEDGKQQIIVFDGNFHGRTICVVSFSSTPKYKHGFGPLIPGFVSVEFGNLEQVKKAITPNTCGILVEPMQGEGGMRIPPEGFLKGLRQLADDHDLLLICDEIQVGLGRTGKKFAFEHENIVPDGVILGKALSGGLVPLSVFITNAKIMDMVFSKGSDGSTFGGYPLACVAGTAALKIFEQEKLAEKAAEQGRILKAKIEQIAKKSVHVKEVRGKGLFIGIEMKNGNAMEFCRKLLKFGLIVNDSHGHTIRISPPLIINDREIEFMVKQLEKVLAD from the coding sequence ATGACTGCAATAAGAAAAATTCATCATTTCAACGGATTCTCCACCGAGAATGACAACACCATTTTTAAATTGGAAGAAAATTATGGTGCCCACCATTATGACAGGATCGGTCTGGTTGTCAGGCAGGCAAAAGGATGCTGGCTGACCGATGAAAAAGGCAATAAATACCTGGATTGTCTGGCTGCTTATTCTGCGGCAAATCCGGGTCACCATCACCCCGTTATTACTCGAGCGGTCATGGATGCGTTGACTGGAAATTATGCTTCGGTATTGTCCAATGTCGTATTTACTGACCCGCTGGGAATTTTTCTGTCCAAGGCTGCCAGCTTTGCTCCCCAGATGGCACCCAGGTTTGGTAATCACGGAAACAAAGTGCTGCCCAAAAACGGCGGGGTTGAATCCGTTGAAACGGCCATAAAAACCATGCGGTATTTTGGATTCAAGCACAAAGGAATTGAAGACGGAAAACAGCAGATCATTGTGTTTGACGGCAATTTTCACGGCAGAACCATTTGCGTTGTTTCTTTTTCATCCACCCCAAAATACAAACATGGCTTTGGGCCTTTGATCCCCGGGTTTGTATCCGTTGAATTCGGCAACCTTGAACAGGTCAAAAAAGCCATCACACCCAACACATGCGGCATCCTTGTGGAGCCCATGCAAGGAGAAGGAGGAATGAGAATACCGCCTGAAGGCTTTCTCAAAGGGCTTCGACAGCTGGCCGACGACCATGATCTTCTGCTGATCTGTGATGAAATCCAGGTTGGTCTGGGGAGAACAGGGAAAAAATTTGCCTTTGAACATGAAAACATTGTTCCTGACGGGGTGATTCTTGGAAAAGCATTATCCGGAGGTCTTGTTCCCCTGTCCGTGTTTATTACCAATGCAAAAATTATGGATATGGTTTTCTCCAAAGGATCAGACGGGTCTACTTTTGGCGGGTATCCTCTTGCCTGTGTGGCAGGAACAGCTGCTTTAAAGATTTTTGAACAAGAAAAACTGGCTGAAAAAGCCGCTGAACAAGGAAGAATCCTGAAAGCCAAAATTGAACAAATTGCCAAAAAATCCGTTCATGTCAAAGAGGTCAGAGGCAAAGGGCTTTTCATCGGAATAGAAATGAAAAACGGCAATGCCATGGAATTTTGCCGCAAGCTGTTAAAATTCGGTTTGATTGTCAATGACAGCCACGGGCATACCATCCGGATTTCTCCGCCCCTCATTATCAATGACCGGGAAATAGAATTTATGGTTAAACAGCTTGAAAAAGTTTTGGCAGATTAA
- a CDS encoding bacteriohemerythrin: MLEKIDWKQDYKIGIEEIDFQHQYFTLLINKLIDDLVEPKDDYYNCRLLEELSQYASFHFISEENRMIRCNYPFIEDHKDLHRNLISQLNDQINYFKMAKSTIEDIISFLTEWFLHHTVEKDHEFGEYFKETNKNVK; this comes from the coding sequence ATGCTGGAAAAAATTGATTGGAAACAAGACTATAAAATAGGAATTGAGGAGATAGACTTCCAGCATCAATATTTTACTCTGCTGATCAATAAATTGATTGATGATCTGGTTGAACCCAAAGATGACTATTACAATTGCAGACTATTGGAAGAGCTTTCACAGTATGCATCCTTTCACTTTATCAGCGAAGAAAACAGAATGATTCGCTGCAACTACCCGTTTATTGAAGACCATAAGGATCTTCACCGCAACCTTATCAGCCAGTTAAATGATCAAATCAATTATTTTAAGATGGCCAAATCAACAATTGAAGACATTATCAGTTTTTTAACGGAATGGTTTCTTCATCATACCGTTGAAAAAGACCATGAATTCGGAGAGTATTTTAAGGAAACAAATAAAAATGTCAAATAA
- a CDS encoding response regulator, which translates to MSNKAVSSIPFEKNKFVLIVTDTGCSNILSEILSGAGYRIDYAKTCRVVLDIVKKKLPDIVIIDIQRPGNHEFELCRTLNSNDISLNIPIIFICTLPELDDKEKAFEAGCYDFITKPFFAVELLSRIKNCIMMQQHQKQLEQIIHERTLALQQEQDKLRRELQIRTQNAVIRENQLKLLSLSFDISQTMIQGKTITQMLQNCCELIVHHLDAVFTRVWLIDELQNVLVLQASAGMYTSINGKHSRKSVACTNKIGKIFLTKSPHTTNAIMGDFQVCDQEWAKKEKMVSFAGHPLVVDDKVIGVVAMFSKNILSNMVMKSLESVANSISLGVRRKLSEASLLASETRFRDLIEDTVDWIWELNHEGVYTYSSPRVFNLLGYDPGEIMGKTPFEFMPPEEGLKMQTIFREMVSGQKMFSAIENTCLHKNGNKVVLEASARPIFNDDGTLWGYRGINRDITERKNSQEALRQRDEQLRQTQKMEAIGTLAGGIAHDFNNILAAILGYTELALFDLPEESRKKHELDQVLKAGHRAKELIRQILTFSRKSDQMLRPLRVQIIAKEVVKLLRSSIPSTISIKQNIDPGCENVVADPTQIHQVFMNLCTNAYHAMKESGGVLNISLQQIQLNREDLNGNLNIKTGSYLKLEVSDSGIGIPKDIQNKIFEPYYTTKGMGEGTGLGLAVVHGIVKNLHGDITVNSEPGKGTAFCVYLPVAKATKKNVRERSMAPVPTGKEHILLVDDDEDLARMHKQMLERLGYKVTVLTSSVETLDVFQNSPNGFDLVMTDMTMPGMTGAELARRIFKIKPDMPVILCTGYSEIINAEQAKAMGINAYLSKPILKRELADVVRTVLDETKEINIKEKKYWTTY; encoded by the coding sequence ATGTCAAATAAAGCTGTTTCTTCTATACCATTTGAAAAAAATAAATTTGTTTTGATTGTTACCGATACCGGATGTTCGAATATTTTATCTGAAATTCTCTCAGGAGCAGGCTATAGAATTGATTATGCTAAAACCTGTAGGGTAGTACTGGACATTGTAAAAAAAAAACTGCCGGACATAGTCATCATAGATATTCAAAGGCCTGGCAACCATGAATTTGAACTCTGCCGGACATTAAACTCAAATGATATCTCCCTTAATATTCCAATCATCTTTATATGCACTCTGCCGGAATTGGATGATAAGGAAAAAGCCTTTGAGGCCGGTTGTTATGACTTTATAACAAAACCTTTCTTTGCAGTTGAATTGTTGTCACGAATCAAGAATTGCATCATGATGCAGCAACATCAAAAACAACTTGAACAGATAATCCATGAAAGGACCCTGGCTTTACAACAAGAGCAAGATAAATTAAGGCGGGAATTACAGATACGCACACAAAATGCTGTGATCAGAGAAAATCAACTCAAACTGCTGTCCTTGAGCTTTGATATCAGCCAAACCATGATTCAGGGGAAAACCATTACGCAAATGCTGCAAAATTGCTGTGAACTCATTGTTCACCATCTGGATGCTGTGTTTACCCGTGTCTGGCTTATTGATGAGCTTCAAAATGTTCTGGTGCTGCAGGCAAGCGCCGGAATGTACACAAGTATCAACGGCAAACATAGCCGAAAATCTGTTGCCTGCACCAACAAGATAGGAAAAATTTTTTTAACCAAATCTCCTCATACAACCAATGCTATTATGGGTGACTTTCAGGTTTGTGACCAGGAATGGGCAAAGAAGGAAAAAATGGTTTCTTTTGCAGGCCATCCCCTTGTGGTGGATGATAAGGTGATTGGTGTTGTTGCCATGTTCTCGAAAAACATCCTGTCAAATATGGTTATGAAGTCGCTTGAGAGCGTGGCCAATAGCATTTCCCTGGGGGTGCGGCGCAAATTGTCCGAAGCATCTTTGCTTGCAAGTGAGACCCGGTTTCGGGATTTGATCGAGGATACAGTTGATTGGATATGGGAATTGAATCATGAAGGCGTCTATACCTATAGCAGTCCCCGGGTGTTTAATCTGCTCGGGTATGATCCCGGCGAAATTATGGGCAAGACCCCTTTTGAATTTATGCCGCCTGAGGAAGGTTTGAAAATGCAGACTATTTTCCGGGAAATGGTTTCCGGGCAGAAGATGTTCAGTGCCATTGAAAACACTTGTCTACATAAAAACGGTAACAAGGTGGTTCTTGAAGCCAGTGCCAGGCCGATATTCAATGATGACGGAACCTTATGGGGATACCGGGGGATCAACCGTGATATTACCGAGAGAAAAAATTCTCAGGAGGCGCTTAGGCAAAGAGACGAGCAGCTTCGCCAGACCCAGAAAATGGAGGCCATCGGAACCCTGGCAGGGGGAATTGCCCATGATTTTAATAATATTCTTGCAGCTATCCTGGGATATACGGAACTGGCTCTTTTCGATCTTCCTGAAGAAAGCAGAAAAAAACACGAGCTTGATCAGGTCTTAAAAGCAGGGCACCGGGCCAAAGAATTAATCCGGCAGATACTGACATTCAGCCGAAAAAGCGATCAAATGCTGAGACCGCTGCGTGTCCAGATCATTGCCAAGGAAGTTGTAAAACTGTTACGATCCTCCATCCCGTCAACAATTAGTATCAAACAAAATATTGATCCGGGCTGTGAAAATGTTGTTGCTGATCCGACACAGATTCATCAGGTTTTTATGAATCTGTGTACCAATGCATATCATGCCATGAAAGAATCTGGAGGTGTTTTAAACATTTCTTTGCAGCAGATACAATTAAACCGTGAAGATCTTAATGGCAATCTTAATATTAAAACAGGGTCTTATCTGAAATTAGAGGTCAGTGACTCAGGCATTGGCATTCCCAAAGACATTCAAAATAAAATTTTTGAGCCATACTATACCACCAAGGGCATGGGAGAAGGCACGGGCCTTGGCCTTGCGGTCGTACACGGCATTGTCAAAAATCTGCACGGGGATATTACCGTAAACAGTGAACCCGGCAAAGGAACAGCATTTTGCGTTTATCTGCCTGTGGCAAAAGCAACAAAAAAAAATGTTCGGGAAAGATCTATGGCACCGGTTCCAACCGGCAAGGAACACATTCTCCTGGTGGATGATGACGAAGACCTTGCCCGGATGCATAAACAAATGCTTGAAAGACTTGGGTATAAAGTTACTGTGTTGACATCCAGCGTTGAAACTCTGGATGTGTTTCAAAATTCTCCCAACGGATTTGATCTGGTAATGACGGATATGACTATGCCGGGCATGACAGGGGCGGAACTTGCCCGGCGGATTTTTAAAATAAAACCCGATATGCCGGTGATTTTATGTACAGGATACAGTGAGATAATAAATGCCGAGCAGGCCAAGGCCATGGGCATTAATGCCTACTTGTCAAAACCGATCCTTAAAAGGGAATTGGCTGATGTCGTCAGAACTGTTCTGGATGAAACTAAAGAGATAAATATCAAAGAAAAAAAATATTGGACAACATATTAA
- a CDS encoding sigma-54-dependent transcriptional regulator, with protein MAGILIIDDEPQIRELLIKHLNELDQMPMVAETLADGLEMVASGTFDLIFLDVNLPDGNGIEALPLIKNSRSEPEVIIITGEGDEQGAKMAIDSGAWDYILKPFSGYEIKLQVKRSLDFRASKKALNSSPEKILNRSSIIGSSPKLLSRLNMVAQCAKSDANVLITGQTGTGKELFAKVVHMNSRQEKNNFVVVDCASLPEQLVESVLFGHVKGAYTGADSNQDGLVKKADGGTLFLDEIGELPLSIQKKFLRILQERRFKPVGGTNEVVSHFRLVSATNRNLEEMVKENQFRNDLLFRLRTIHIDLPPLKECKEDIKDLTLHYIYTLCNHHGFENKGFVSEFLKALESYDWPGNIRELISSLEKAILADPASPILYPNCLPNPIRIHYIQSSMNKTRAGCDFKRVSQTSDKFQSIDLPDNLLDPIKPLKQVKDVAISIIEKIYLEKLMQSSNGDLDKAGTLSCISKSRIYSLLKKYNISRSV; from the coding sequence ATGGCCGGAATATTGATCATAGATGACGAACCCCAGATACGAGAGCTTTTAATAAAACACCTGAATGAACTTGATCAAATGCCAATGGTTGCCGAAACACTTGCCGATGGACTGGAGATGGTCGCTTCAGGGACGTTTGACCTTATATTTCTTGATGTAAATCTGCCGGACGGAAATGGTATTGAAGCCCTTCCTCTTATCAAAAACTCAAGATCTGAACCTGAAGTCATTATCATAACCGGAGAAGGCGATGAGCAAGGTGCAAAAATGGCAATTGACAGCGGGGCCTGGGATTATATATTAAAACCTTTTTCAGGGTATGAAATCAAACTGCAAGTCAAACGCTCCCTGGATTTTCGGGCATCAAAAAAAGCTCTGAATTCTTCACCTGAAAAAATTTTAAACAGATCCAGCATCATTGGGTCAAGCCCCAAACTTCTGTCACGACTGAACATGGTTGCACAATGCGCCAAAAGTGATGCCAATGTATTGATTACCGGGCAGACAGGAACCGGAAAGGAATTGTTTGCCAAAGTTGTTCATATGAACAGCCGGCAGGAAAAGAATAATTTTGTGGTGGTGGACTGTGCATCCCTTCCGGAACAGCTTGTTGAAAGCGTGCTGTTTGGCCATGTCAAAGGAGCTTATACAGGGGCGGATTCCAATCAGGACGGGCTGGTGAAAAAAGCGGATGGAGGAACTCTTTTTCTTGATGAAATCGGAGAACTGCCCTTATCCATACAAAAAAAATTTTTAAGAATTCTTCAGGAACGAAGATTTAAACCAGTTGGCGGCACAAACGAGGTCGTGAGTCATTTCAGGCTTGTTTCGGCAACCAACCGGAATCTTGAAGAAATGGTCAAAGAAAATCAATTTAGAAATGATCTGCTTTTTCGGCTCAGAACTATTCACATTGATTTGCCCCCTTTAAAAGAGTGTAAAGAAGACATCAAGGATCTTACCCTTCATTATATTTATACCTTGTGCAATCATCACGGTTTTGAAAACAAAGGGTTTGTCTCCGAGTTTTTAAAAGCGCTTGAATCCTATGACTGGCCCGGAAATATCAGGGAGCTTATCAGCAGCCTGGAAAAAGCCATACTGGCTGATCCAGCGTCTCCGATTCTTTATCCCAATTGTTTGCCCAACCCGATAAGAATACACTATATTCAATCTTCCATGAACAAAACCAGGGCAGGGTGTGATTTTAAGCGTGTCAGCCAAACATCGGACAAGTTTCAATCCATTGATCTGCCGGATAATCTATTAGATCCCATCAAACCTCTAAAACAGGTAAAAGACGTGGCAATCAGCATAATTGAAAAGATCTATCTTGAAAAGCTGATGCAGTCATCCAACGGAGATCTTGATAAAGCCGGCACCTTGTCATGCATCAGCAAAAGCCGTATCTATTCTTTGCTCAAAAAATATAACATCTCCAGATCCGTATAG
- a CDS encoding DUF1538 domain-containing protein: MIIQIIFKKLKQAFMDLLPIIAVIAFFQIFVLKQPLPQMGEVIFGALLVVAGLSLFVQGLEMGLFPIGESMAHALAQKGSLFWLLCFAFALGFSTTVAEPALIAVAWEAAEIAGQGGLIDPGQDSLEKYAFGLRMSVAVSVGLAILIGVIRIIRGWPIHYLIIGGYVFVMLMTFIAPKEIVGIAYDAGGVTTSTITVPLVAALGVGLASSIKGRSPLVDGFGLIAFASLLPMIFVMGYGLIIFR, encoded by the coding sequence ATGATCATCCAAATAATTTTTAAAAAATTAAAACAAGCTTTTATGGATCTGCTGCCCATTATTGCAGTGATAGCTTTTTTTCAGATTTTCGTTTTAAAGCAGCCATTGCCGCAAATGGGAGAAGTCATTTTTGGTGCTTTGCTTGTGGTTGCCGGTTTGAGCCTGTTTGTTCAGGGTTTGGAAATGGGCCTGTTTCCCATTGGTGAGTCAATGGCCCATGCATTAGCCCAAAAAGGCAGTCTTTTCTGGCTGCTCTGTTTTGCCTTTGCTCTGGGGTTTTCAACCACTGTGGCAGAACCTGCCCTCATAGCCGTGGCCTGGGAAGCAGCAGAGATTGCCGGTCAGGGAGGCCTTATTGATCCGGGCCAGGACTCTTTGGAAAAATATGCCTTTGGGCTTCGCATGTCTGTTGCCGTTTCCGTGGGGCTTGCCATCCTTATCGGTGTTATTCGCATCATCCGCGGTTGGCCAATTCATTATCTGATCATCGGCGGCTATGTTTTTGTTATGCTGATGACATTCATCGCCCCCAAAGAAATTGTCGGCATCGCTTATGATGCAGGTGGCGTGACCACCTCCACCATCACCGTGCCCCTGGTTGCAGCTTTGGGGGTAGGCCTGGCCTCATCCATCAAAGGACGGAGCCCGCTTGTGGACGGTTTTGGTCTTATCGCTTTTGCTTCTCTTCTTCCCATGATTTTTGTCATGGGTTATGGATTAATTATTTTCAGATAA